The DNA sequence CGCTGAAACCGGGTCGGCGTCGCCGCCCTCGCGCCGGGCCGCCAGCCACGCCTTCTCGACCCGGACCATGCGAGGAGGGACGGCCAGGCGCAGGATGTCGCTCGCGGTCCCGGCGCTCCGGTCGGCGAGCCGCCTCGCCAGGGCCCAGACCTCCGGAGTCAGGACGGGCACGGGAGAGACGACCGCCTCGAGCGGGCTGAGGGCGCCGTCGAACGCGTCATCCGGGTCTCCCAGCCCGACGAGGAAGCCGTCGGCCACCCGGCCTGCCGAGCGCAGCGGGACGCGAACGCGCACGCCCGGCTTCGCCTGCTCGGCGAGCTCCTCGGGGACGAGGTAGTCGAACAGGTGGTCGAGCTGCGGGAGCGGCGAGTCGATGACGACGCGGGCGACCCGGCCGGCCGCCGGCACCGCTACAGCCCCGCGGCCGACCGCAGGTCGTCGACGCGATCCAGCCGCTCCCAGGTGAAGTCGGGCAGCTCGCGGCCGAAGTGGCCGTAGGCGGCCGTCTGCGCGTAGATCGGACGGAGGAGGTCGAGATCGCGGATGATGGCGGCCGGGCGGAGGTCGAAGACCTCGCGGATCGCCGCGATGATCCGGCTGTCCGGCACGGTGCCGGTGCCGAACGTCTCGACGTAGAGACCGACCGGCGCGGCCTTGCCGATCGCATAGGCGACCTGCAGCTCCAGCCGGTCGGCGAGTCCGGCGGCGACGGCGTTCTTGGCGACCCAGCGCATCGCGTAGGCGGCGGAACGGTCGACCTTCGACGGATCCTTGCCCGAGAAGGCCCCACCGCCGTGACGGCTCGCGCCCCCGTAGGTGTCGACGATGATCTTCCGGCCGGTGAGACCCGCATCGCCCTTGGGGCCGCCGATCTCGAACCGGCCGGTGGGGTTGATCAGGGTGCGCACGTGCGAGGACTCGAGGCCGGCCGCGTGGAGCACCGGCTGGATGACCTCCTCGATGACCTCCGCCTGGAGCTGCTCGGTGGAGACGTGCGGCGCGTGCTGGGTCGACAGCACGACCGTCTGCACCGACCGGGGCACCGAACCCTCGTAGCCGACGGTCACCTGCGTCTTGCCGTCCGGCCGGAGGTAGTCCAGCGTGTCGTCCTTGCGGACCGCGGCGAGGCGCTCCGCGAGACGGTGCGCCAGCCAGATCGGCATCGGCATGTACTGGGGGGTCTCGGTGGTGGCGTAGCCGAACATGATGCCCTGGTCGCCGGCGCCCTGCCGGTCGAGGTCGTCATGGCTCTGCTCGGCCCGCGTCTCGAGCGCGTTGTCGACGCCCTGCGCGATGTCGGGCGACTGAGCGCCGATCGAGATGGAGACGCCGCACTGGTTGCCGTCGAAGCTGACCTCCGACGAGTCGTACCCGATCTCGACGATCTTGTCGCGCACGAGCGCGGGGATCTCGACGTAGCCGGCGGAGGTGACCTCGCCCGCGACGTGCACGAGCCCCGTCGTCACGAGCGTCTCGACGGCGGCGCGGCTGTGCGGGTCGACAGCGAGGAGCGCGTCGAGGATGCTGTCGGAGATCTGGTCGCAGATCTTGTCCGGGTGGCCCTCGGTGACCGACTCGGACGTGAAAAGACGCAGATCTGCCATGTGTTCTCTCTCGGTAATGGACGTGACCTCGGTCGCAGGCTCCCTCGGCGCTGGGATCGCGGAACCGCTTCGCGCTTCCCCAAGCTCCCCCGCGCGCTAGGCGATGACGTCGAGAATACGGTCGGCCACCGACAGCTTGCTGCCCGAGGCCTCCATCACTATATCGCCGCCCCTCCGGAGCACGACGACCTCGTTGCTCTCCGTTGCGAAGCCCTGCGACCAGCCCACCTGGTTGAGCACGAGGAAGTCGCTGCCCTTGCTGTCGAGCTTGCGGCGGCCGAGCTCGATCAGGGCCTGCGGGTCGAGCTCGGTCTCGGCGGCGAAGCCGACGATCACCTGCCCGTCGCGCTTGCGAGAGGCGAGGCCGGCGAGGATGTCCGGGTTGGCGACGAGCTCGAGCGTCATCCGGTCGCCGTGATCGGACTTCTTGATCTTGGCGTCCTGCGCCTCTGCGGGCCGGTAGTCGGCGACCGCGGCGGTCATGACGACGATGTCGGCGGCGCGGGCCGCCTCCTCGACGGCCTCTTGCAGCTCGAGGGCCGTGCCGACCTCGATGAGCTCGACGCCGTCCGGCGGTTCGACCTCCAGATGGGCGGCGACCAGGACCACCTCGGCGCCGCGCGCGAGCGCCGCGCTCGCGAGGGCGACGCCCTGCCGTCCGCTCGAGCGGTTCCCGATGAACCGCACCGGGTCGAGCGGTTCGCGGGTGCCGCCGGCGGTCACGACGACGCGCTTGCCCGAGAGGTCGACACCTCCGCGCGGTCGTCGTGCGGCCTCGTTCGCCCGGCGGCGCTCGGACAGCACGACCACGTCGGCCACGGGCTCCGGGGCCGCAGCGACCGCGGGACGGGGCGAGACGCCGGCGGCGCGCAGCGCGGCACGGACGATGACCTCGGGCTCCTCCATGCGGCCCGGGCCGGAGTCGGCACCGGTCAGTTGACCGCTGGCCGGGCCGACGACGGTGACGCCGCGGCCCCGGAGGGTCGCGATGTTCGCGACGGTCGCCGGGTTCCGCCACATCTCGGTGTGCATCGCCGGAGCGATGACGAGCGGCGCGGTGGAGGCGAGGACGGTGTTGCCGAGGAGGTCGTCGGCGATGCCGGCCGCGAGCTTGGCGATCGTGTTCGCCGTGGCGGGCGCGATGACGATGAGGTCGGCGGACTGCCCGATGGCGACGTGGCGGACCTCGGCGACGCCCTCATAGAGGTCGGTGGCCACCGGGTTGCGGCTGATGGCCTCGAGGGTGGGGCGCCCCACGAACCGGAGCGCCGCCTCCGTCGCGACGACGTGGACCGAGTGGCCCTCGAGCACCAGGGCGCGGATCACGCCGACGGCCTTGTACGCGGCGATGCCGCCGGTCACTCCGACGACGATGGTCAATCGTGGGCTCAACGGCGCCAGCCTCCTCAGCGGCAGGGGTGTCTCGGCCCCGGGACCCTCCCGGCGGCCGGGCTGTCGTTACGGGGCGATCACTCGGCGATCGGCTTGATGACGAGCTTGTCCTCGTTGATCTCGTGGAGGGCGACCGACAGCGGCTTGTCGTCGACGGAGGAGTCGACGAGCGGGCCGACGTTGTCGAACAGGCTGCCCTCGTGGAGGTCGGCGTAGTAGTCGTTGATCTGACGGGCGCGCTTGGAGGCGAAGATGACGAGCGCGTACTTCGACTCGACCTTCGCGAGCAGGTCGTCGATGGGCGGGTCGATGATGCCGTTGGTGCTGGTTGCCATGCGGAAGCTGCCTTTCTTGCAGTGGAGCGGCCAGGCCGGGGGCGGAGACGCCCGCCGCGGCGCGACGATGTCGGTCTAGGGGCGCGGTGAAGCCGCGCGGACCTTCATCAAGTCTACGACCTCCCGGGCGGCCTCGGCGACGTCGTGGTTCACGACCCGGTAGTCGAACTCGTCCTGGGCGGCGAGCTCGACCTTCGCGGTCTCGAGCCGCCGCGCCTGCTCGGCGGTGTCCTCCGTGCCCCGCCCGATCAGCCGCCGGACCAGTTCCTCCCAGGTGGGAGGCAGCAGGAAGATGAGCCGCGCCTCCGGCATCGCCCGGCGGACCTGCCGGGCGCCCTGCAGGTCGATCTCGAGCAGGACGCTCCGGCCGGCGGCCAGCGCCTCCTCGATCGGGGCGCGCGGTGTGCCGTACCGGTAGGCGTTGTGGACGGTCGCGTGCTCGAGGAGCTCGCCCCCCGCGATCATCCGGTCGAACTCCGCGTCGTCGACGAAGTAGTAGTTGACGCCGTCGACCTCGCCGGGCCGCGGAGCGCGCGTGGTCGCCGAGACCGAGAGCAGCACCTCCGGGTAGTTCTCGCGGATGTAGGTCGAGACGGTGCCCTTGCCGACCGCCGTCGGGCCCGCGAGCACCACGAGCCGGTTGCGCTGCCGGGCGGTCCGGTTCTCCCGCTCGATGAGGTACTCGCGCAGCCGGAGGCGCTGGTGCCGGCCGAGGCCGCCGAGCCGCTTGGCCGGGGAGATCTGGAGGCGTTCCAGCGCCTCCTTCATCTTCGTCGTCCCGATCGCGGGCACGCTGAGGAGGAACTCGGTCACGCGGAGCCGTCCCTCCACGCCCTCCGGGTCCGTCGTCGCACGGTCGAGAACGACGAGCGGCGAGATCTCGCGCGCGGCGATGGCCGCCTTGACCGCGGCGCGCGCCCGCCTCGCGGCGACCGCCGCCACAGACGCGGCGCGGCGGTCGACCTCGGGAGGCTGGGGACGGCGGGAGGCGGTGGCCGGCTCAGACATCGGCCGCTCGCACTTCCTCCGCCCGGCGCTGCACGGCCGAGGCCAGCCCGTCGGGGCCGGCGCCGAGCAGTCCGCGGGACTCGCTCACGATCACGCCGCGCGCCAGGCCGCCGAAGATCCGGCGGACGTCCTCGACGCGGGCGCCCTGGTGGCCGAAACCGGGGGCGAGCACCGGCAGCGGCGGGGTCCGCTCCCCCGCGGTCGCCACGTCGATCCCGTAGTCGCCGAGGTCGACGGTCGCGCCGAGCACGAGCCCGACGGTCCCGAAGGAGTGCGTCGGCTGGTCCTGGTTGAACGAGTGCACGTCTTCGATGATGGCACGAGCGACGGTGAGTCCCGCACGGGGACCCGTCCCGACGACGGCGCGCTGCACGTCGGCCGCCTCCGGATTGGATGTCGCGGCGAGCACGAACAGACCCGTCCCCGTCCGCTCGGCGAGGGCCATCGGCTCCGCGAGCGACCCGACACCCTGGTAGGCGGCGACCGTGATCGCGTCGGACCGGAGCGGCGAGCCCGGGCTGAGCCACGCCTCCGCGTAGGCGGCGACGCTGGTGCCGATGTCGCCGCGCTTGACATCGGCGATGACCAGCAGACCGGCGGCCCGCGCCGCGTCGAGCACCTCCTCGAGCGCCGCGTACCCGGCGGACCCGAAGCGCTCGAAGAAGGCCACCTGCGGCTTCACGATGGCCGCGTGACCGGAAGCGGCCTCCACGACCTTCAGGCCGAACGCGCGGACGCCCTCCGCCGAGACGGGGAGTCCCCACCGCTCCAGCAGGTGCGCGTGCGGGTCGATGCCGACGCACAGGCGGCCGCGCTCGTCGAACGCGGCCGCCAGGCGGTCGCCGAAGGCCTCGACGGCCGCTGTCATGCGCGGGCGGCCCGCGCGGCGGCGTACTCCTGCAGCGATGTGACCGCGAAGCCCTCACGGATCGCATCGAGCGAGGCGACCGCCGCGCTCAGCTCGGCGATGGTCGTGAACAGCGGTTTGTCCGCGGCGACCGCCGCGGCACGGATCTCGTACCCGTCGGCCCGCGCGGAGCGGCCGCTCGGCGTGTTGATCACGACGTCGACCTCGTTGCGGTTGATCAGGTCGACGATCGAGTCGCCCGTGGCGTCCGCCTCGTGGACCTCGCTGTACTTGCGCACCAGTCGTGCGGGAATGCCGTTGCGGTTCAGCACCTCGCCGGTGCCCTCCGTCGCGAGGATCTCGTACCCGAGCTGTCGGAGGCGGAGCACCGGGAGGACGACAGCGCGCTTGTCGCGGTCGGAGACCGAAACGAACACCGTCCCGCTGAGGGGCATCCCGCCATAGGCGGCGGACTGGCTCTTCGCGAAGGCCGTCGGGAAGTCGGTGTCGATCCCCATGACCTCGCCCGTGGAACGCATCTCCGGGCCGAGCACCGAGTCGACGACCGTGCCCTCGCGCGTGCGGAAGCGCTTGAACGGGAGGACCGCCTCCTTGACGGCGACGGGCGAGTCCATCGGGATGACCGAGCCGTCCTGCTCGGGCAGCAGTCCCTCTACGATCAGATCGCCGATCGACGAGCCGACCATGATGCGCGAGGCGGCCTTGGCCAGCGGGATGCCGAGGGCCTTCGAGACGAACGGGACCGTGCGCGAGGCGCGCGGGTTCGCCTCCAGCACGTAGAGCACGCCGGCCCCGACCGCGAACTGCACGTTCAGGAGGCCGCGGACGCCGATGCCCTCGGCGATCCGGTGGGTCGCCTCGCGGACGCGGTCGATCTCGCGCCGGCCGAGCGTGATCGGCGGGAGCGTGCACGAGGAGTCGCCGGAGTGGACGCCGGCCTCCTCGATGTGCTCCATCACGCCGCCGATGTAGAGCCGCTCGCCGTCGTAGAGGGCGTCGACGTCGATCTCGATGGCGTCGTCGAGGAAGCGGTCCACGAGGAGGGGGTGGGCCGGCCCGACGATTCCCTGCCCGGCGACCCGCTCGAAGTAGTCGGCGAGGGAGGCCGAGTCGTACACGATCTCCATGCCGCGCCCCCCGAGCACGAAGCTCGGGCGCACGAGCACCGGGTAGCCGATCTGCTCGGCGACGTGGGCCGCGCTCGGGTAGTCGACGGCGGTGCCGTTGCGCGGGGCCACGAGGCCTGCGGCGTCGAGGATGCCCGAGAACAGGCCCCGCTCCTCCGCGAGATCGATCGCCTCGGGCGTCGTGCCGAGGATGGGCACGCCGGCCGCCTCGAGCCCCTTGGCGAGGCCGAGCGCGGTCTGGCCGCCCAGCTGCACGACGACGCCCACCAGCTCGCCGGTCTGCGACTCCGCGTGGATGACCTCGAGGACGTCCTCCAGAGTGAGCGGCTCGAAGTAGAGCCGGTCGCTCGTGTCGTAGTCGGTCGAGACCGTCTCGGGGTTGCAGTTGATCATGATCGTCTCGAACCCGGCGTCGCGCAGCGCGAACGAGGCGTGGACGCACGAGTAGTCGAACTCGACGCCCTGGCCGATGCGGTTCGGGCCCGATCCGAGGATCACCACCTTGCGGCGGTCGCTCGGCTCCACCTCCGTCTCGATGTCGTAGCTGGAGTAGTGATACGGCGTCAGCGCCGGGAACTCGCCCGCGCAGGTGTCGACCGTCTTGTAGACCGGACGGACGCCGAGGATGTGCCGCACCTCGCGGACGTCGCTCTCGCCGAATCCGCGCAGCTCGCCGATCTGGGCGTCGGAGAAGCCGTGGTCCTTCGCGTAGCGCAGCGTGTCCGTGTCGAGGGTCTCGGCCGCGCGGATCTGCTCCGCGACCTCGTTGACGAGGACGATCTGGTCGATGAACCAGGGGTCGATCTTGGTCGCCTCGAAGACCTGCTCCGGCGTGGCGCCGAGGCGGAGCGCCTGCTGCACGTCGACGATGCGTCCATCGGTCGGGGTGGCGATCGAGGCGAGGAGCTCCTCCACCGTGCGGCTCTCCGGGCCCCAGTGGAAGGACGAGCCCCGCTTCTCGAGCGAGCGCAGCGCCTTCTGGAGGGCGGAGGTGAAACTCCGGCCGATCGCCATGGCCTCGCCCACCGATTTCATGGTCGTGGTCAGCGTCGGGTCGGCGGCCGGGAACTTCTCGAAGGCGAACCGCGGCACCTTGACGACGATGTAGTCGAGCGTCGGCTCGAAGCTCGCCGGGGTGACCTTCGTGATGTCGTTCGGGATCTCGTCGAGGCGGTAGCCGATCGCGAGCTTGGCCGCGATCTTGGCGATCGGGAACCCGGTCGCCTTGGAGGCGAGCGCCGACGACCGCGAGACGCGCGGGTTCATCTCGATGACGATGATGCGGCCGTTCTCCGGGTTGACGGCGAACTGGATGTTGCAGCCGCCGGTGTCGACGCCGACCGCGCGGATGATGTCGATGCCGATGTCGCGGAGTCGCTGGTACTCGCGGTCGGTGAGCGTGAGCGCCGGCGCGACCGTGATCGAGTCGCCCGTGTGGACGCCGACGGGGTCGACGTTCTCGATCGAGCAGACGACGACCGTGTTGTCGGCCGAGTCGCGCATGAGCTCGAGCTCGTACTCCTTCCAGCCGAGGATGGACTCCTCGAGGAGCACCTCGCTGGTCGGGCTCTGGTGGATGCCGTCGCCGGCGATCCGCCGCAGCTCCTCGGGCGTGTGGGCGAAGCCCGACCCGAGCCCGCCCATGGTGAAGGAGGGACGCACCACGAGCGGGTACCCGAGGTCCTCGGCGAACTCGAGCGCCTCCTCGACGGTGTGCGCGATGTGCGAGCGCGCCACCTCCGCGCCCGCCTCGATGACGAGCTCCTTGAAGACCTGGCGGTCCTCGCCCTTCCGGATCGCCTCGAACTTCGCGCCGATGAGCTCGACGCCGTACTTCTCGAGGATGCCCCGCTCGTGCAGCTGCGTCGCCGCGTTGAGCGCCGTCTGGCCGCCGAGGGTCGGGAGGATCGCGTCGGGCTTCTCCTTCGCGATGATCGTCTCGATGACCTCCCAGGTGATCGGCTCGACGTAGGTCGCGTCGGCGAAGTCCGGGTCGGTCATGATCGTGGCCGGGTTGGAGTTGACCAGGATGACCCGGACCCCCTCCGCCTTCAGCACGCGGCAGGCCTGCGTGCCGGAGTAGTCGAACTCGACGGCCTGGCCGATGACGATCGGGCCGGACCCGATCACGAGGACCGAGTTGATGTCGTCGCGCTTGGGCATCAGGCGTTCTCCTCCGGGGTGGTCGCGTCGCCGCTGGTCTCGTCCGAGCCGTGCTGGGCACGCATGCCGTGCTGTTCGCGGATCATGTCCAGGAAGCGGTCGAACAGGTAGTTCGCATCGTGCGGGCCCGCCGCCGCCTCGGGGTGGTACTGAACGCTGAAGGCGTTCAGGTCGAGGCAGTTGAGACCCTCCACGACGTTGTCGTTGAGGCTGAAGTGGCTCACCTCGACGCGGCCGAAGCCGGCGGGCGAGTCGAAGGTCGCGTCGATGGGCGCCTTGACGGCGAACCCGTGGTTCTGCGCGGTGATCTCCACCCGGCCGGTCCGCTTGTCGAGCACCGGCTGGTTGATGCCGCGATGCCCGAAGGGCAGCTTGTAGGTGTCGAGGCCGAGCGCGCGGCCGAGCAGCTGGTTGCCGAAGCAGATGCCGAAGTACGGCAGACCGGCGCGCAGCGTCTCCTGGAGGAGCGCTACGTGCCGGGTGGACGCCTTCGGGTCACCGGGGCCGTTCGAGAAGAACAGGGCGTCGACGCCCAGGCCGAGGACGTCCGAGGCGCTGACCTGCTGCGGGAGGACGTGCACGTCGAGGCCGCGCGACGCGAGGTTGTCGAGCGTCGACTTCTTCACGCCGAGGTCGAGGACGGCCACCGAGCCGACCTTCTCGCCGACCGCCGGGACGGTGTACGGCTCGATCGTCGACACCTCGGCCGACAGGTTCCGGCCGCTCATGGCGGCGCCCGCGCGCACCAGCTCGAGCTGCTCGCTCTCGCTGAGCTCCGCCTCCTCGCCCGAGAAGATGCCGGCACGCATCGCACCGGCCGAGCGGATGTGGCGGGTGAGCGCCCGCGTGTCGATCCCGCTGATCCCCACGACGCCCTGGGCGACGAGATCGTCGTCCAGGCTCCGCTGGGCTCGGAAATTCGACACAACGCGGCTGGGCTCGCGTACCACGTAGCCGGCGACCCAGATCTGCCGCGACTCCATGTCCTCGTCGTTCGTGCCCGTGTTGCCGATGTGGGGCGCCGTCATCACGACGATCTGCCCCGCGTACGACGGGTCGGTCAGGGTCTCCTGATAGCCGGTCATCCCGGTCGCGAACACGGCTTCGCCGAGCGTGCGCCCCACGGCGCCGTACGCCCGGCCCGTGTACCGTGTGCCGTCCTCGAGGACGAGCACCGCCTGCTGTGCAGCCACTGTCGTCACACCTCGCTTTCGTCGGTCGTTCCCTCGGCGCCGCGGTCGCCCGCGACGGGGAGGATGTCTTCGATGGCCGAGGCGAGAGCCGCCCGGCCGGCCGGGTCGACGACCCGGAAGTAGCTGTCGGCGGGAGCCCCGCCGGTCGTGGTCCAGCTGATACGGAGGAGCCCATCGCGCTCGACGGCCCGGTCGATCGCGACCGTCGCCACGCCGACCCCGCTGAGGGCGGAGGCGGGCACGAAGACCGGCTGCTCGCCGGTCACCGCGATCCGGATGCCCTCCGGTCTCACGCTGACGCTGCCCTTGCCGCGGAACGCGAGGCCCGGGAGGGCCAGCCGCTCGAGGTGCTCCCCCGCCTTCGTCGTGGCGACGTAGAGCACCGGCGCCTCCAGCACGGCGGCGGAGAGGACCTCGGGGGCCGGGTAGCCGCCTCCCGCGGGAGCGTCCCGCCGGACCCGGCGACGCCACCCGGCGACGGCCAGCCCGACGAGGACGACCACCACGAGGACGATGGCCAGGGTCAGGAGCGCCCTATCCACGCACGCCCTCCCCCCGCGAGACCAGCTCGGCGTCGAGCACGGCGCCGTCGAGCACGGTCGGCCGGCCGCGGTGGAAGGTCGCCATCACGCGTCCCGGCAGGGTCATGGAGAGGTAGGGCGAGTTCGTGCCCTTCCCGGCGAGATCGCCGCGAGAGAAGCTGCGAGAGACGCTCGGGTCGTAGAGGAACAGGTTGGCCGGCGACCCTGCGGTGAGCGGCGCCCCGTGACCGGAGAGCCGTCCGATGCGGGCGGGCGTCGCGGAGAGGACCCTCGCGATGTCGGCCCAGCCGAGCATCCCGGTGTCGACGACCGCCGCCTGGACGACCGAGAGAGCCGACTCGAGACCGACCATCCCGAACGCCGCGGCGTCCCACTCGCAGTCCTTCGACTCGACGGGATGCGGGGCGTGGTCGGTGGCCACGATGTCGATCGTGCCGTCCGCGAGACCGGCGCGGAGCGCCTCCACGTCCTCGGCCCGGCGGAGCGGCGGGTTCACCTTGTAGCGCGCGTCGTATCCGGCGGCGAGCTCCTCCGTGAGCAGGAGGTGGTGCGGCGTGACCTCGGCGGTCACGTCGATCCCCCGCGCCTTCGCCCACCGGATGACATCGACCGACCCGGCCGTGGAGACGTGGCAGACATGGAGGCGGGACCCGACGTGCTCGGCGAGGAGGACGTCGCGCGCGATGATCGACTCCTCCGCAACGGCGGGCCAGCCGGCGAGCCCCAGCTGGCCCGAGAGCGCGCCCTCGTTCATCTGGGCGCCCTCGGTGAGCCGCGGCTCCTGCGCGTGCTGCGCGATGACCCCGTCGAAGGCCTTGACGTACTCGAGCGCCCGGCGCATGAGCAGCGGGTCGGACACGCACTTGCCGTCGTCGGAGAACACGCGGACCGCCGCCCGGGACTCGGCCATGGCGCCGAGCTCGGCGAGGCGCTCCCCCGCGAGCCCTACGGTGACGGCGCCGATCGGGCGCACGGTGGCGTAGCCCGCCGCCTCGCCGAGGCTGAGCACCTGCTCGACCACACCGGCGGTGTCGGCGACCGGGGACGTGTTGGCCATCGCGAAGACCGCGGTGAAGCCTCCGGCGGCCGCGGCCCGCGTCCCGGTCAGCACCGTCTCGCTCTGCTCGTATCCGGGCTCGCGCAGGTGCGTGTGCAGGTCGACCAGGCCGGGGAGCGCCAGCAGCCCGTCCGCGTCGATGACGCGGGCGCCGGAGTGGGACAGACCGGTGCCGGTCTCGGCG is a window from the Leifsonia sp. AG29 genome containing:
- the metK gene encoding methionine adenosyltransferase, with product MADLRLFTSESVTEGHPDKICDQISDSILDALLAVDPHSRAAVETLVTTGLVHVAGEVTSAGYVEIPALVRDKIVEIGYDSSEVSFDGNQCGVSISIGAQSPDIAQGVDNALETRAEQSHDDLDRQGAGDQGIMFGYATTETPQYMPMPIWLAHRLAERLAAVRKDDTLDYLRPDGKTQVTVGYEGSVPRSVQTVVLSTQHAPHVSTEQLQAEVIEEVIQPVLHAAGLESSHVRTLINPTGRFEIGGPKGDAGLTGRKIIVDTYGGASRHGGGAFSGKDPSKVDRSAAYAMRWVAKNAVAAGLADRLELQVAYAIGKAAPVGLYVETFGTGTVPDSRIIAAIREVFDLRPAAIIRDLDLLRPIYAQTAAYGHFGRELPDFTWERLDRVDDLRSAAGL
- a CDS encoding bifunctional phosphopantothenoylcysteine decarboxylase/phosphopantothenate synthase: MTIVVGVTGGIAAYKAVGVIRALVLEGHSVHVVATEAALRFVGRPTLEAISRNPVATDLYEGVAEVRHVAIGQSADLIVIAPATANTIAKLAAGIADDLLGNTVLASTAPLVIAPAMHTEMWRNPATVANIATLRGRGVTVVGPASGQLTGADSGPGRMEEPEVIVRAALRAAGVSPRPAVAAAPEPVADVVVLSERRRANEAARRPRGGVDLSGKRVVVTAGGTREPLDPVRFIGNRSSGRQGVALASAALARGAEVVLVAAHLEVEPPDGVELIEVGTALELQEAVEEAARAADIVVMTAAVADYRPAEAQDAKIKKSDHGDRMTLELVANPDILAGLASRKRDGQVIVGFAAETELDPQALIELGRRKLDSKGSDFLVLNQVGWSQGFATESNEVVVLRRGGDIVMEASGSKLSVADRILDVIA
- the rpoZ gene encoding DNA-directed RNA polymerase subunit omega; protein product: MATSTNGIIDPPIDDLLAKVESKYALVIFASKRARQINDYYADLHEGSLFDNVGPLVDSSVDDKPLSVALHEINEDKLVIKPIAE
- the gmk gene encoding guanylate kinase codes for the protein MSEPATASRRPQPPEVDRRAASVAAVAARRARAAVKAAIAAREISPLVVLDRATTDPEGVEGRLRVTEFLLSVPAIGTTKMKEALERLQISPAKRLGGLGRHQRLRLREYLIERENRTARQRNRLVVLAGPTAVGKGTVSTYIRENYPEVLLSVSATTRAPRPGEVDGVNYYFVDDAEFDRMIAGGELLEHATVHNAYRYGTPRAPIEEALAAGRSVLLEIDLQGARQVRRAMPEARLIFLLPPTWEELVRRLIGRGTEDTAEQARRLETAKVELAAQDEFDYRVVNHDVAEAAREVVDLMKVRAASPRP
- the pyrF gene encoding orotidine-5'-phosphate decarboxylase, yielding MTAAVEAFGDRLAAAFDERGRLCVGIDPHAHLLERWGLPVSAEGVRAFGLKVVEAASGHAAIVKPQVAFFERFGSAGYAALEEVLDAARAAGLLVIADVKRGDIGTSVAAYAEAWLSPGSPLRSDAITVAAYQGVGSLAEPMALAERTGTGLFVLAATSNPEAADVQRAVVGTGPRAGLTVARAIIEDVHSFNQDQPTHSFGTVGLVLGATVDLGDYGIDVATAGERTPPLPVLAPGFGHQGARVEDVRRIFGGLARGVIVSESRGLLGAGPDGLASAVQRRAEEVRAADV
- the carB gene encoding carbamoyl-phosphate synthase large subunit, encoding MPKRDDINSVLVIGSGPIVIGQAVEFDYSGTQACRVLKAEGVRVILVNSNPATIMTDPDFADATYVEPITWEVIETIIAKEKPDAILPTLGGQTALNAATQLHERGILEKYGVELIGAKFEAIRKGEDRQVFKELVIEAGAEVARSHIAHTVEEALEFAEDLGYPLVVRPSFTMGGLGSGFAHTPEELRRIAGDGIHQSPTSEVLLEESILGWKEYELELMRDSADNTVVVCSIENVDPVGVHTGDSITVAPALTLTDREYQRLRDIGIDIIRAVGVDTGGCNIQFAVNPENGRIIVIEMNPRVSRSSALASKATGFPIAKIAAKLAIGYRLDEIPNDITKVTPASFEPTLDYIVVKVPRFAFEKFPAADPTLTTTMKSVGEAMAIGRSFTSALQKALRSLEKRGSSFHWGPESRTVEELLASIATPTDGRIVDVQQALRLGATPEQVFEATKIDPWFIDQIVLVNEVAEQIRAAETLDTDTLRYAKDHGFSDAQIGELRGFGESDVREVRHILGVRPVYKTVDTCAGEFPALTPYHYSSYDIETEVEPSDRRKVVILGSGPNRIGQGVEFDYSCVHASFALRDAGFETIMINCNPETVSTDYDTSDRLYFEPLTLEDVLEVIHAESQTGELVGVVVQLGGQTALGLAKGLEAAGVPILGTTPEAIDLAEERGLFSGILDAAGLVAPRNGTAVDYPSAAHVAEQIGYPVLVRPSFVLGGRGMEIVYDSASLADYFERVAGQGIVGPAHPLLVDRFLDDAIEIDVDALYDGERLYIGGVMEHIEEAGVHSGDSSCTLPPITLGRREIDRVREATHRIAEGIGVRGLLNVQFAVGAGVLYVLEANPRASRTVPFVSKALGIPLAKAASRIMVGSSIGDLIVEGLLPEQDGSVIPMDSPVAVKEAVLPFKRFRTREGTVVDSVLGPEMRSTGEVMGIDTDFPTAFAKSQSAAYGGMPLSGTVFVSVSDRDKRAVVLPVLRLRQLGYEILATEGTGEVLNRNGIPARLVRKYSEVHEADATGDSIVDLINRNEVDVVINTPSGRSARADGYEIRAAAVAADKPLFTTIAELSAAVASLDAIREGFAVTSLQEYAAARAARA
- the carA gene encoding glutamine-hydrolyzing carbamoyl-phosphate synthase small subunit is translated as MTTVAAQQAVLVLEDGTRYTGRAYGAVGRTLGEAVFATGMTGYQETLTDPSYAGQIVVMTAPHIGNTGTNDEDMESRQIWVAGYVVREPSRVVSNFRAQRSLDDDLVAQGVVGISGIDTRALTRHIRSAGAMRAGIFSGEEAELSESEQLELVRAGAAMSGRNLSAEVSTIEPYTVPAVGEKVGSVAVLDLGVKKSTLDNLASRGLDVHVLPQQVSASDVLGLGVDALFFSNGPGDPKASTRHVALLQETLRAGLPYFGICFGNQLLGRALGLDTYKLPFGHRGINQPVLDKRTGRVEITAQNHGFAVKAPIDATFDSPAGFGRVEVSHFSLNDNVVEGLNCLDLNAFSVQYHPEAAAGPHDANYLFDRFLDMIREQHGMRAQHGSDETSGDATTPEENA
- a CDS encoding PH-like domain-containing protein gives rise to the protein MDRALLTLAIVLVVVVLVGLAVAGWRRRVRRDAPAGGGYPAPEVLSAAVLEAPVLYVATTKAGEHLERLALPGLAFRGKGSVSVRPEGIRIAVTGEQPVFVPASALSGVGVATVAIDRAVERDGLLRISWTTTGGAPADSYFRVVDPAGRAALASAIEDILPVAGDRGAEGTTDESEV
- a CDS encoding dihydroorotase; the protein is MTDETYLIAGATLADGSVADLLVADGRIAETGTGLSHSGARVIDADGLLALPGLVDLHTHLREPGYEQSETVLTGTRAAAAGGFTAVFAMANTSPVADTAGVVEQVLSLGEAAGYATVRPIGAVTVGLAGERLAELGAMAESRAAVRVFSDDGKCVSDPLLMRRALEYVKAFDGVIAQHAQEPRLTEGAQMNEGALSGQLGLAGWPAVAEESIIARDVLLAEHVGSRLHVCHVSTAGSVDVIRWAKARGIDVTAEVTPHHLLLTEELAAGYDARYKVNPPLRRAEDVEALRAGLADGTIDIVATDHAPHPVESKDCEWDAAAFGMVGLESALSVVQAAVVDTGMLGWADIARVLSATPARIGRLSGHGAPLTAGSPANLFLYDPSVSRSFSRGDLAGKGTNSPYLSMTLPGRVMATFHRGRPTVLDGAVLDAELVSRGEGVRG